Genomic segment of Caldalkalibacillus thermarum:
CTCCAAGCACTTATGATTTGGTGATTGGGGCGGGTGTATAACCTAACTGCTGGCCTAAAAATTCATTAATCTGCTGCAAAGCGGTCTCTACTTCGGCCACGCTGCCCACCAAGACCAAACTACCTGTGAACCGGTCCAGAAAGCCGACCGAAACATTGGCTTTTTTGGTGGCCAAATCTCCGGCGATGATCACCGTTTCACTTGGCGTCAAGGTCAAAATACCAATGGCCCCCTCTTCAGCCAACCCCAATTTTGCAAACATATCCGGATCGGGATTGGCAATCAAATGGCTTAAAGTCACCTGTTTTCCGGGAACAAATTCTTGTATAAACCTTTTCTTTTCTTCTGCCATCAGTGTCCTCCCTGGTGTCTCAAGTATCCCATCTCTTCCTCATGTGATGGACTTTTCACCATATTTGCTCAGGATATGCTTAGCCAGACGTACCATCGAAATCCGCTTTTTCATGCTGGTTTGCCTTAATAAGGCATAAGCCTTGCTCTCAGAGATCTGTTTGTGTTCCATGAGCAGCCCCTTTGCCCTTTCAATCAGCTTGCGGTTCTCCAGCTGCTGCTTTGTTTCATCAACCTCTTGGGCAACCTTTCTCATCCGGTTCACTTGGGCCAGAGCAATTTCAACAGCAGGAATCAGCGTCTTCTCTGAAATGGGCTTTATCAGATAACCCAAAACATGACTTTGTTTGGCTTTTTCAACAAATTCCCTTTGGCTATAAGCCGTTAAGATCAGAATAGGCAAGTTGATGGAACGGGTAATGATTTGGCTCGCTTTTAATCCATTTAAGCGAGGCATTTTAATATCCATAATGACCAAATCAGGCTTTAAGCGGTGAGCCAGTTCAATCCCCTGTTCACCATCACTCGCCTCTCCTACAACTTCAAATCCCGCCTCTTCCAGTATCTCTTTTAAGTCCATGCGTACAATCGCCTGGTCTTCCACGATTAAAATTCTCGTTGCCATCTAACCTTCATCCCCTTTTAACGGGACTTGGACAACCGCAGTTGTCCCTTCGGTGGTTTTCTTGATGTGATACTGACCGCAGAGATCATAATGGACAAGCATGTGGACAATTTCCATCCCTAATGATTCAGGTTGCCCCTCCTCATAACCGATCCCATTATCTTGGACGGTCACCGTCAAAACATCATGCTCTTCTTTTTTCACATGGACGCCAATCTCCCCTCTAACCTGATGAGGAAAAGCATGCTTAATACTGTTTTGAATTAATTCATGAACAATCAGCGCCAAAGAAATGGCCCGGTTGGACTGGAGAACAACTGTGTCTCCATTAATAGATATGGAAAGATGGCTTTCCTCATGATTTCGGTTCTGAACCAAGGTGCGGCCTATCGTTTCAAGCAATGTCAGACATTCCGCTTCATCGGAGGTGGTGTCTGACAACACTTCATGAACGGTGGCGATACTGAGAATGCGGTCAATCATCTCTTGAAAATAAGGTAAACTGTCCTTTGGTACGCCTCTTTTCATTTGAAGACGGATGAGACTTGCCACTGTTTGCAGACTGTTTTTCACCCGGTGGT
This window contains:
- a CDS encoding ANTAR domain-containing response regulator, which codes for MATRILIVEDQAIVRMDLKEILEEAGFEVVGEASDGEQGIELAHRLKPDLVIMDIKMPRLNGLKASQIITRSINLPILILTAYSQREFVEKAKQSHVLGYLIKPISEKTLIPAVEIALAQVNRMRKVAQEVDETKQQLENRKLIERAKGLLMEHKQISESKAYALLRQTSMKKRISMVRLAKHILSKYGEKSIT
- the eutS gene encoding ethanolamine utilization microcompartment protein EutS, translated to MAEEKKRFIQEFVPGKQVTLSHLIANPDPDMFAKLGLAEEGAIGILTLTPSETVIIAGDLATKKANVSVGFLDRFTGSLVLVGSVAEVETALQQINEFLGQQLGYTPAPITKS